AGGTCGGTGGTCGGCATGCCTTCGAGGTCCCGGATGAAGCCCGCGGCTGATCCGGCCAGTGCCACGGTGCGTGGATGAACGTAAAGATCTTCCGGCTCGGTCCACAGGACCTGGCGCCGCAGCAGGTGCAGGGGATCTGCCCGGACGGAGCGGACAGGTCCCACGACTATGACCGCCCGGCGGGCGGTGGGAATGGTGAAGAGGTCCTCGTGGACCTGCTGCGGCTTCATCCGCGGCAGGTGGAAGATTGCGGTGGCGGCACCGACCGGAAGTTCCAGGGCGGCCGGCAGCAGCGGCCGGGCAGAGGTGTTGGAGACAGCGATGCTTCCGACGGCGCTGTCCCCCACCGCCACCCTGGTCCGGGCTAGGTCCAGGACCACACCGTAGGAGGATCGGCCCAGGATAAAGCCAATAGCGATGACGAAGAGCACGAAGGCCGCAATCGCCGCGGCTTTGGCTTCCTGCCAGCCGAAGGCCTGTCCCGCGGTCCAGAGCAGGATCGCGGCGGCAAGGACTGACCAGCCCAGGACGCTGACAACCGAGAGGACCGGCCAGGCATAGCGAAGCCAGAGACCGCGGGATTTCTTCCAGGCCGGGGCAAGAGCGAGCCCGGCGGTGCTGGTGGCGTCTTCCCAGACAGCCGATGGCCGGAGCCTGCCGGGCCGGGCGTCCCGGCGGAAGGGCTGCCGGAGTCGGTCAGCAAGCCGGTTCAACGGTGTGCCGCTGGACATATTGGTGCCTTCGTTCGCACTGAGGATGGTCTGTGTGGAGGCGTCAGGCGCTGGCGCGCTGCTGCGGCGCCGCAACGTCTGAGAGGACCCTTGCCAGGACGGCCTCAGCCGTTGCTCCGGAGAATTCGGCTTCCGGGTCCATCACGAAACGGTGCGTCCACACGACGGCGGCGAGTTCCTTGATGTCGTCCGGCAGGACAAAATTCCTGCCTTGGCCTGCTGCCCAGACCTTCGCGGCCCGGACCATTGCCAGGGCGCCGCGCACGGAGACTCCGAGCCGGGTTTCAGGGGCGCTCCGGGTCTCCTCGCAGAGCCGGGAGATGTATTCGAGCACCGCGGTGTCCACGTGCACCGTTGCTGCCAGGTCCGCCATGTCGGCGACGGCCTGGGTGGTGATGACCGGGGAGATTTCCTTGGACCTGTCCTTCAGGTTCGCCCCGCCAAGGAGCCGGACGGTTGAGGCGTGGTCCGGGTATCCGATGGAGGTTTTGATCAGGAACCGGTCCAGCTGCGCCTCCGGAAGCCGGTAGGTGCCGGCCTGCTCGATGGGGTTCTGGGTGGCCATGACCATGAATGGCCTGCCGGCCTCATAGGTGACACCGTCCACCGTGACGCGGGATTCCTCCATGACTTCCAGCAGGGCGGACTGGGTCTTCGGCGAGGCCCGGTTGATTTCGTCAGCCAGGACGATGTTGTTGAAGATCGGGCCCTTGTGGAACTCGAACTTCTGCGTCTTCTGGTCATAGATGGTCACACCGGTGACGTCCGACGGGAGCAGGTCAGGCGTGAACTGGATGCGGTTGTTGGAGCCTTGGACTGTGGCCGCAAGGGCACGCGCGAGCGAGGTCTTGCCGGTTCCGGGTGCGTCCTCGAACAGCACGTGGCCTTCGGCGAGCATTGCCGTGAAAGTCAGCCTGATGACATGCTCCTTGCCGAGCACGGCTTGTCCCACGTTGGCAACCAGCTTGTCGAAGGTGCCTGCAAACCATACGGCCTGCTCGGTTGTCATGGTCATGGAGTGAATCCTTTTCTTCTGGTTCTCGTGATGGGAACGGTCCGCAGTCCGGCAATTAGTCCAGTTCGTTGAGTGGTCAGCATCCGCCAGGCCTG
Above is a window of Arthrobacter pascens DNA encoding:
- a CDS encoding DUF58 domain-containing protein, producing the protein MSSGTPLNRLADRLRQPFRRDARPGRLRPSAVWEDATSTAGLALAPAWKKSRGLWLRYAWPVLSVVSVLGWSVLAAAILLWTAGQAFGWQEAKAAAIAAFVLFVIAIGFILGRSSYGVVLDLARTRVAVGDSAVGSIAVSNTSARPLLPAALELPVGAATAIFHLPRMKPQQVHEDLFTIPTARRAVIVVGPVRSVRADPLHLLRRQVLWTEPEDLYVHPRTVALAGSAAGFIRDLEGMPTTDLSSADVSFHALRDYVPGDDRRHIHWKTTARTNKLMVRQFEETRRAHLAISLSINTDEYGSEQEFELAISAAASIGRQAIRDQRELDILTQAGPLRCQTGRTMLDDMTRIVGTPMRRTAVDLARTLTDTVPNASVVFIVVGSNVTPTQLRSASASVPMGVRSLAVRLQPGAAPARANIGDLTVLTLGDLSDLAIILRKAAA
- a CDS encoding AAA family ATPase gives rise to the protein MTMTTEQAVWFAGTFDKLVANVGQAVLGKEHVIRLTFTAMLAEGHVLFEDAPGTGKTSLARALAATVQGSNNRIQFTPDLLPSDVTGVTIYDQKTQKFEFHKGPIFNNIVLADEINRASPKTQSALLEVMEESRVTVDGVTYEAGRPFMVMATQNPIEQAGTYRLPEAQLDRFLIKTSIGYPDHASTVRLLGGANLKDRSKEISPVITTQAVADMADLAATVHVDTAVLEYISRLCEETRSAPETRLGVSVRGALAMVRAAKVWAAGQGRNFVLPDDIKELAAVVWTHRFVMDPEAEFSGATAEAVLARVLSDVAAPQQRASA